One stretch of Aerosakkonema funiforme FACHB-1375 DNA includes these proteins:
- a CDS encoding AAA family ATPase, protein MPRIVAIVNGKGGVGKTTTAVNLAATFSKKRKVLLVDADIQGSATWWIERNKEKWNFELAQETDPELLSSLRQIEGYDLVVVDTPPALRSEALAAVVSIADYLVLPTPPAPMDLAVLIDTVRQAVTPMGIAHRVLLTRVDSRSLGEALEAQNTLMELGIPACNAFVRSYKAHERAALEGVPITEWRGNNAREAEADYRRVADELQRDWRK, encoded by the coding sequence GTGCCAAGAATAGTCGCGATCGTCAACGGTAAGGGAGGAGTAGGTAAAACTACTACCGCTGTCAATTTGGCTGCTACTTTCTCAAAGAAAAGAAAGGTTCTCCTAGTCGATGCAGATATTCAAGGTTCTGCTACTTGGTGGATTGAGCGCAATAAGGAAAAATGGAACTTTGAGTTAGCCCAAGAGACAGACCCAGAACTTTTGAGTAGTTTACGCCAGATAGAAGGGTATGATTTAGTAGTGGTGGATACGCCTCCGGCGCTGCGATCGGAAGCATTAGCGGCGGTAGTGTCGATCGCCGATTATCTCGTTTTGCCAACACCACCAGCACCTATGGATCTGGCTGTGCTGATTGACACGGTACGTCAAGCAGTTACGCCGATGGGTATTGCTCATCGCGTGCTTCTGACTAGAGTCGATTCCCGCAGTTTGGGGGAAGCGCTGGAAGCCCAAAACACCCTCATGGAGTTGGGAATCCCCGCCTGCAATGCCTTTGTCCGCTCCTACAAAGCCCACGAACGAGCGGCGCTTGAGGGAGTACCGATTACAGAATGGCGAGGGAACAATGCACGAGAAGCTGAGGCTGATTACCGCCGCGTGGCTGATGAACTACAGCGTGATTGGAGAAAATAA
- a CDS encoding 2TM domain-containing protein, whose translation MSVSDSKITRSYNQEEIQQILHLAISRQNYEGEFTREQLLEIAAELEIPPENLALAEQEWLAQQGEIEKRQAFNTYRRGRLQKSFGKFAIVNTFLVLLNLVSAGQLTWSLYILLFWGLGLGLNAWNTFLLQGEEYERAFQQWYRNHQLRTSVNSFFNKLLKAW comes from the coding sequence ATGTCAGTCTCCGACAGCAAAATCACTCGTTCCTACAACCAAGAAGAAATCCAGCAAATTCTCCATCTAGCGATTTCTCGTCAAAATTATGAAGGTGAATTCACCCGCGAACAGTTATTGGAAATTGCGGCTGAGTTAGAAATTCCGCCTGAAAATCTGGCGCTGGCAGAACAGGAGTGGCTGGCCCAGCAGGGAGAAATAGAAAAGCGGCAGGCTTTCAATACCTACCGCCGTGGGAGATTGCAGAAAAGTTTTGGCAAATTTGCGATCGTCAATACATTTTTGGTGCTGCTGAACCTAGTTAGTGCCGGCCAGCTTACTTGGTCGCTTTATATTTTATTATTCTGGGGATTAGGGCTCGGTCTTAATGCTTGGAATACCTTTTTGTTGCAGGGTGAAGAGTACGAAAGAGCATTCCAGCAGTGGTATCGCAATCATCAGTTACGGACATCGGTTAATAGCTTTTTCAATAAGTTGCTGAAGGCTTGGTAG
- a CDS encoding Mo-dependent nitrogenase C-terminal domain-containing protein — MSFISSTSSQTNLKSQSAIETILHPVRQWLESIEVRDSKVAKALCKLIPSQCPFERDVQVFGHTLFHIPPMCKLNPLYDQLMSLRFRALTFLADVCGEDITPYCC; from the coding sequence ATGTCTTTTATCAGCAGCACTTCTTCTCAAACAAACCTGAAATCTCAAAGCGCGATCGAAACCATTCTTCATCCAGTACGGCAGTGGCTAGAATCAATTGAAGTGCGCGACTCCAAAGTAGCCAAAGCATTATGCAAACTCATCCCTTCCCAATGTCCCTTTGAAAGAGACGTGCAGGTATTCGGACATACGCTTTTCCACATCCCGCCCATGTGCAAACTGAATCCTCTCTACGACCAGTTGATGAGCTTGCGTTTCCGCGCTTTAACTTTCCTGGCCGATGTTTGTGGAGAAGATATCACCCCATACTGCTGCTAA
- a CDS encoding site-2 protease family protein → MNGTFRVGNLFGIPFNVHPSWFLILGLVTWTYGNGLAAAFPGLFGPLPWILGLVTGLLLFASVLAHELGHSFVAISQGIEVKSINLFLFGGLAQLEKESKTPAEAFWIAIAGPIVSLLLFGIFTAIGVGTHISGPVAAILGLLASINLALALFNLIPGLPLDGGNILKAAVWKVTGNPYKGIIFASRVGQIFGWIAIASGLLPLVLYGSTANFWNLLVGWFLLQNAGQSAQYATVQDKLAGLTAEDAVIPDSPIVSADTSLRKFANDCVIGQNRWRKFLVTDEDGQLVGAIAVDDLKTVSLELWPQIKVRELTRSIAESNIVKSNQSLLEVTTLIEQKQITQLPVIRDNGVLVGLLEKTSIIELLQRQAQPA, encoded by the coding sequence ATGAACGGCACTTTTCGCGTTGGCAACCTGTTTGGTATTCCCTTTAACGTCCATCCATCTTGGTTCTTAATCCTGGGTTTGGTAACTTGGACATACGGAAATGGATTAGCTGCGGCGTTTCCAGGATTGTTCGGGCCATTACCTTGGATACTGGGATTGGTGACAGGTTTGCTGTTATTTGCCTCTGTCTTGGCGCATGAATTAGGACATAGTTTTGTCGCCATTAGTCAGGGAATTGAAGTTAAATCGATCAATTTGTTTCTGTTTGGTGGTTTAGCGCAATTGGAGAAAGAGTCCAAGACACCAGCTGAAGCATTTTGGATTGCGATCGCAGGTCCTATTGTGAGCTTACTCCTATTCGGTATCTTCACAGCCATCGGTGTAGGCACCCATATTTCCGGGCCAGTGGCAGCTATTTTAGGATTGCTAGCCTCAATTAACTTAGCGTTAGCGCTATTTAACTTAATTCCTGGCTTACCTTTGGATGGTGGCAATATCCTCAAAGCTGCTGTTTGGAAAGTCACTGGCAATCCTTATAAAGGTATTATCTTTGCCAGTCGCGTCGGTCAAATCTTCGGTTGGATTGCGATCGCTTCTGGGTTGCTGCCTCTGGTATTATACGGCAGTACCGCCAACTTCTGGAATTTGTTAGTCGGTTGGTTCTTGCTGCAAAACGCCGGACAGTCTGCCCAATATGCGACAGTTCAAGATAAACTGGCAGGATTGACAGCAGAAGATGCCGTAATTCCCGACAGTCCGATTGTGTCAGCCGATACTTCGCTCAGAAAGTTTGCTAATGATTGCGTTATCGGACAAAATCGCTGGCGCAAGTTCTTAGTCACCGATGAAGACGGACAGTTGGTAGGTGCGATCGCAGTTGATGACCTCAAAACAGTTTCTCTCGAACTTTGGCCGCAAATTAAAGTCAGAGAACTAACGCGATCGATTGCCGAATCCAACATTGTTAAATCAAATCAATCCCTGTTGGAAGTTACCACACTAATCGAACAAAAACAAATAACTCAACTGCCAGTGATTCGAGACAACGGTGTGCTGGTAGGACTTCTGGAAAAAACTTCCATTATCGAGTTACTGCAAAGACAAGCACAACCAGCGTAA